In Sphingomonas sp. SUN019, one genomic interval encodes:
- a CDS encoding PilZ domain-containing protein, translating to MATRSSQFNCVEPARIERRETRRLSVHVSRATTRRHGEVANEATLHDLSIYGCRMTLDSQQSAGERLWIRFDGGLPVAATVVWCNGGLAGCRFDEPIERSVLRKLTIGVC from the coding sequence ATGGCGACACGATCGAGCCAGTTCAACTGCGTCGAGCCCGCACGGATCGAGCGACGGGAGACTCGTCGCCTGAGCGTTCACGTGAGTCGCGCCACCACGCGCCGCCACGGCGAGGTCGCGAACGAAGCCACGTTGCACGACCTGTCGATCTACGGTTGCCGCATGACGCTCGACAGTCAGCAAAGCGCCGGTGAGCGGCTATGGATTCGTTTCGACGGCGGCCTGCCGGTCGCGGCGACAGTCGTGTGGTGCAACGGGGGTCTCGCCGGCTGCCGCTTCGACGAACCGATCGAGCGCAGCGTGCTGCGCAAGCTGACGATCGGCGTCTGCTAA